Sequence from the Salinicoccus sp. Bachu38 genome:
ACGATGCTGGATGGCCTTGTTGATGTCCTCGGGGTTGATCGGTCCGAGCACCAGTATCTTCTCCTTGATGCCGTGCATCCTCAGTTCGATCGCCTCATCCAGTGTTGCGACTGCAAAAAACTCGGCGCCACGTGCCGAAAGATATTCAGCTACTGCTGTACTGCCGAGGCCATAGGCATTCGCTTTTATTACTGCAATGAACATCTTATCGGGATGCAGTTCTTTAATGGCCTGATAATTGTGGTGTACCGCCTCCAGGTCGACTTCTACTACGGAATCTCTATAATATTTTTCTGACATATCCGTGCTCCTTATCTTTCAATTATGACTGTGGCCACAACGTATGCTCTGGAATGCGAGATGGATACGTGGGCATGATGGTCATTCAATATATATGGTCTTCCATTCGTGTCACTGAGACAGACGATATCCCTGAAGGCAGCAGCGCCTCCGATGCCTGTTCCCATAGCCTTGCTGTATGCCTCCTTGACTGCAAAACGCCCTGCGAGGTACTCCATCCTTCTTCCTTCATTGGAAAACTGTTCGTACCGCTCCATCTCCTCGGGTGAAAGGATCCTTTTCGAAAGCCTGTTGTCCCTACCCTCCACACGCCTGATGCGCTCGATTTCAATTATATCCGTTCCCAGCCCTGTAATCATGTTGTCCGCCTCGTATTCTCATTGATCAGTTTTCTTATCTCATTGCGTATCGTATCCGCTTCATCCGATTCCAGTTCCGGAATGTGGATGCGTTCTGCTGAAGTCTTCAGAGTGACTCCCTTGAGGCCATACCGCTTCATCAGCGGGCCGACCGTCGTATCGATGTTCTGCACCCGGAACAGGGGCACTGCATGCTTCTCCTTGAAGAAAATCCCCTGATGGATCCTGATTTCGTCCTCTGATACCTGGAAGCGAAAATACTTATACTTCAGCATGGGCAGCAGCCACACATGCACCAGGACAATATAGATGAAGATGATGAAAAGGACGAGAGAAATCCACCACGGAAACCAGTCCCATACGAAGAGTGACAGGATGAGTGCCGTCACCGCAATCAGCAGATCGACTGCCGCTACAATGCCTTCACGGATCCGCCATACTTTAATCGCCTTCGGTGAAATCTTCTCCATCCCGATACCCCCTTTCTGCCCATTGCCATATCCTTTCGATGTCCTTCCTGTCGATGAATTTGATGGTGGCACGTGAACCGAGCATGCCGGCGGCGGTCACCAGTGTGATGATTCCGAGTTTCGCCCGGTGGAGGAAAGGATTGAACACCCATTCCGCTTCAATCAGCTTCTCATGCTTGATGACATAGTGCGAGCGTTTGAAGAAACCGGCCGTCATCAGATTGATTTCATCATCCCTTATCGCATATCCACTGTTGTATGCACTGTATATGCCGGATGCCACAAACACCACTATCAGCACCGTACCGGCAATCCATGCATAGTCGAACCAGAAATACTGGACCACCGAAGTGATGACGAGGACCAGGAATGTGACAACCTGGAAATACCTTCTATAGCCACGGAACGGCACCTTCCTCTTTGGAACCTCCACATGATAGTTCGGAAAGATATGGTCGACGATTCCGTACAGACGGTCCTTCTTTATGAAGGGCAGCAGCTCCACTGTACCATCGATATCCTCGCTATCCAGCGAGTCGCTCGTGATCGTGACGGAAAGGGAATAGTAGCCGATCATCCTCCTGATGATCGAATCCTTGATGATGATGTTCTGCACCCTGTTGATATTGACACTCTGATGCTTCTTTTCAAGCAGGCCATATTCGACAACCAGGTCGTCATGCTTCATCTTCAGGGTATATCCATAGTATTTCACCGTCAGAATGAGGATCCCTATCGCGTAGCCGACGATGATGAAAAATCCTATCGCCAGGCCCATCGCCAGTGCCAGATTCCTGATGGCACCTTCAAAGTATTCGAAGTAGCGTTCAATCAGGAAGTTCGCCCCAATCAGATTGAGGAAACCGAAGACCAGGGCAAGGAAGGTGCCCAAAGCGCCGCTCGTCATGCTCATCAGCAGCAGTGACTTGCCGTCCATGCGGTAGAGGGTGTCGAAACCTGCATCCTTCCTGCTGTCCGCTTCCGCCTCTGCCCGCGGCCACTCGCTGTATGCCCCGATTTCGACGGTCTCCTCCAGATAGGATTTTTCATCGTACAATATATCCTGCAGGGACTCCGCCTGGGACTTTTTCATCGTGTCGATCTTGATGCCCTCCCCGGGTGTGATCACCTCAAGCTTCACTGCACCAAAAAGTCTGTGGAAGATCGGTTCGCTGAAGTCGATCGACTGGATCCGTCCGATATCCAGCTCCTTCTCGTGGTTCGTGATGACGCCATCCTTGTAGATGAACTTGCCATCTTCAATCCAGAACCTCGTACGGTACTTGTTCAGAAAATCCATGCCTCCGAAAAGGACGAGGGCGAGGATAAAGATTCCCCCGGCAATCAGTATATACCTCAATGAAATGTCCCCGGACATCAGGACTTCCCTTGAGTTGAACAGGACGATGATCAGGGGGATCCATAGATTCTTGATGCCGTTCACCAGACTGCCGAGATAGGCGATGGGATGGAGTTTCTGCGGACTATACATCTGTATGCTCCCCCTTCACAAGCTCGATGACCTCTTCTTTCAGAATGGCGGCCTCATCCTTTTTGAGAGGCGGCATCAGAAGGCGTGAACTTGCGGTGCTGACTTCCAGCAGGGCGAGATCATACTTTCTTGAAACGGGTCCTGTGGAAAGTTTGGCACCCTGTACGCGCCTCACAGGTACCATCTTCGTCGACACCCTGAAGAAGCCTTTTCTGACGATGATATGGTCCTCCTTCAGCCTATAGCGGGTTACCCTGCAGTAGACCAGCGGACGAATCACGATACCGATGATGAACAATATGGCGAGCCACAGGGACGCACTCCAGTATATCCAGTGTGAAAGCCCAAAATAAAAGGCGGCAGCACTTGCCAGGATAGCGGCAAATGCCCATATGAGGAATGTCCAGAAGAACCGCACCCTCATATAGTGGACGACATCATCATGTACTTTTTTCATATTTGCCCCCTGTATGATTTCCTATGTATTACTTATACTTTAAAGTAAATGCGCACAATGTTCAATTATACCAACGTAACATTTTAACAATAAAAAAGCATCCTCTGCCCCTGAGGGGTGAGGATGCTGAAGCATTACTTGATATGATCTTTGAAGGTACGGCCGCCCTGGCTGCGTTTCTGGCCGCCCTGAGGCTGACGGTTGCCGCCACCCTGGCGCTTGTTGTTGCGTCCGCCTTGACCGCCCTGGCCGCCTTGGCTGCGTCCTTTGCGGAATGGCTTCTTGCCACCGCCGCCTTGACCTTTGCCACGGCGCTGTCCGCCCTTGCGTGTCAGAGGCTTCTCGAATGACAGCTGGATGCTGTCTTCGTTTCTGCTGAACAGGAATTCATTGAGGATAGCCGCTACGACTTCCTTCGCTTCGCCCTGCTCGAGCAGACGCTCGGCCGTCTCAAGTGTATGCGTGTTCGTATTTTCGGATTTCCATTGTTCAATCTTATCGAAAATTTCTTTCTCGCGGGATTTCTGTACTTCTTTCTTAAGAGGCGGTCTGAGAGCAGAAATCGTCTTCTTCTTCTCATTCTCGATCATTCTCAAATAATCCATCTCTACAGGATTGACGAATGTGAGTGCCATACCCTCTTTGCCCGCACGGCCTGTACGTCCGATTCTGTGTGTATAGCTTTCGGCATCCTGTGGAATGTCGAAGTTGTATACATGGGAGACACCGGAGATGTCCAGTCCTCTCGCTGCAACGTCCGTTGCCACGAGGATATCGAGTGCATTATTCCTGAACTTCTTCAGAACTTCCAGACGCTTCGATTGCGTAATATCGCCATGAAGCCCTTCAGCACGGTAGCCTTTGGCAACAAGTGCGCCTGTCAGTTCATCAACACGGCGCTTTGTACGTCCGAAGACGATTGAGAGTTCCGGCTGATGGACATCGAGGAAGTCCGTGAAGACTTCGAGCTTCTCAAGCTCTTTTACAATGGTGTAGTGCTCATCGATCTGGGGATCGCTTGCACCGCCCTGGTCCATTGTCTTGACGATGCTTGGGCTCTTCATGAAGCGTGTTACAAGCTCCTGGATCGCTTTCGGCATCGTTGCGGAGAACAGCAATGTCTGTCTGTCGTCCCCAGGGATCTCCGACATGATGAACTTGACATCATCGATGAATCCCATGTTCATCATTTCATCCGCTTCGTCCAGAACAAGCGTCTTGATGCTCTCGAGCTTCAATGTTCTCCGCTTGATGTGGTCGATCACACGTCCTGGTGTACCGACAATGATTTCCGGCTTCTTCTTCAGATCTTTAATCTGGCGGTCGATGCTCATGCCGCCAAATATGACGGATACACCGAGTTTTTTGTATTTGGCGAATTTCTTGAGCTGCTCGCTCACCTGAACCGCCAATTCCCGTGTCGGTGTCAGAATCAACACCTGTGTACCTGCCTGCTTCTCTGTGTTCTCTATAATAGGAATACCAAACGCACCTGTTTTACCAGTACCAGTTTTGGCCTGTCCAAGAATGTCTTTTCTTTCCAGAGCAAGTGGAATGCTCTCTTCCTGGATCGGGGTTGGTGTATCGAATCCTATATCTTCCAGTGATTTTAAGGTTTCATCACTGACACCTAATTGTTTAAAAAACTTCAAATTAGAGTCTCCTTTGACTATTCGTTCTTTTTTTCGTTACGCATAACTTCTCAATATTAACATTTCCAGACTAAAAATACAAGCCTACTTCTCATTATTGAATAAAAAGCGTTCTGTAGTGATGTTCAGTTCCAGCTGGTTCCGGTCTGTAAAGGCAAACAGATGCGGGGCGTCTTCAATGAGTTCCAACGTGGCATGGGGCATCTTTTTTGCCAAGTCCACACTGGCTTCATAGGGAACGAGCAGATCCAGCGTTCCATGTATGATCAATGTCTGCGACTGGATATTCTCGACCCCTTCCTTCTTCGTCTCCACAATGGTTTTGAATTCCTGATAGGCGCGGAACGGAATATCCTTGAGGCGCTTCTTGATCTTCTGGTACAGTTTCATCTTCATGTGTTCACTGAAATGGCGCGGGGTGAGATTCAGCCGATTCAACTGGGAAAGTTTTATATGCTCGAAGGCCGGAGCGATGAGCACAAGCTTGTCGACCGGTTCATGCTGGGCGATGTGGCTGGCGAATACCCCTCCCATCGAGAAGCCGATGATGTGGACCCGGTCGACACGCTGCTTCAGGTTCCGGTACGCATTGAGGGCTTCTTCATACCATTCGTCCCCGGTCGCCGACTTCAGGTCCAGTATGGTACCGTGCCCCGGATATACCGGGAACTCATACTCGAAATCGTAACGTGATTTCAGGTAGTCGAACAACGGTTCCAACTCGTATCTTCCTCCCGTATAGCCATGAAGAAAAAGTATTCCAATCGATTTAGATATAGTCATTCACCCTCTCCAAAGCCATGCCTCTGGATCCTTTCAGCAGAACCACGCTGTCTTCGGTCAACACCTGCTGCAGGTGTTGTGCCAGATCCCCGATTTCCCCGTAGTGATGCTTCCCTTCCACCTCTGCTTTTTCATGGATGGTTTTCGCCGCTTCTCCATAGGTGAGCAGATAGTCGAAAAAATATGGAGCATCATTGATATGCTGTGCCACTGACCTGTGGAGTTCATGCGAATATGAACCGAGCTCCAGAATATCTCCGAGCACGAGTATCCTTCTGCCCGCCTCCATCCGCCCTACTGTGTCGATTGCACTCTTCATGCTCGACGGGCTGGCATTATAGGCATCGTTGATTATGGTCGCACCGCTTGGATGGCGTGTCTGCTCCATCCGCATATCCGTTACAACCAGATTATCGAAATGACCCTTCACTTCATTGATATCAAGGCCTGCCGCTTCTGCAGCGAGAAGTGCAAGCGTGGCGTTGGACGCATTATGCAGTCCAAGCTGGGGGATGCGCACTTCGATATCGAGCGGATGGAGTCTAAAGCGCGTACCCTGGTCCGTCTGACGGACATTTGCTATCTGCAGATCATTCTTTCCGCTCTCGCCTGCTGAACGCACATTGTAGGATGCCTCCCGGTCCACAATATTTTCAAGGAGCGGATAATCCCTGGAGTAGATGAAAGTGCCTGCTTCCTTCAATCCATCCACTATTTCATACTTGGCCTCGGCAATGTTCTCCCTCGATCCCAGCTTTTCGATATGGGATTCTCCGACATTCGTGAGTATGGCGATATCCGGCTTTGTCATCCTGCTCAGGAAGTGGATATCACCTTTGGCATCCATGCCCATTTCAAGTATCGAGATTTCAGTGTCCCTATCCAATTGAAGAATGGTAAGCGGCAGACCGATTTCATTGTTATAGTTTCCAATCGTCTTTTTCACCCTGAAGTGTGGAGCGAGCAGGCACTCCACCATATCCTTGGTGGTTGTCTTCCCATTCGATCCTGTGATGGCGATCACTTTTGGTGAAACTTCCTGCAGATAGCCGCGTGCAATATCCTGCAGGGCCACCAGTCCGTCCCCTACATGGATGAGTGGCAGATCCGGATCGACAGCCCCCGGCTCCTGCTCGGTCAGGCTCAGCGCCGCCCCGGCGCGGAAAGCCTGTTCTATGAACCGGTGACCATCGACATGTTCCCCCCTGAAGGGGATGAAAAGGTTGTTTTCCCCCAGTGTCCGTGTGTCGATTGATACACCTTTGATGCTTTCGCCCTTCATGGCCTCTGCACGCATGTTCATTTTGCCATCACACAGTTCAGCAATTTTTTCAATTGACATTTCAATCATAAGACTCGTCCAACTCCATCAATTTTTTGTATTGGAAATTATTTTTAATCCGGCTGTATTACTATTGGATAAACACACTGACTTTATTATAAAATAGTGTATACTAAATGTCATGATTTCTATATGGGTTAGGTGAATTTTTTGGATAAAAACCAAAGCTACAAAAGACAGAATACCAATATATTTTCAAGGATCGACTGGACCCTCGTCCTGCTGGTCCTGCTGCTTGGGGCCATCAGTGTCCTCATGATCCGATCAGCGATGACCAGTGGCCAGTACAGCACCGATTTCAGCGTACGCCAGATCGTATTCTATGGTCTGGGTTTCATAATGGTCTTTGTCCTGAACTTCATTCCAGTCAGATGGATCAAGCAATACGTCTGGGTCATCTACACTCTTGGCGTATTGTCGCTGGTCATACTGTTCGTCGCTCCGGTTTCCCCGGTGACACCGATCATCAATGGGGCGAAAAGCTGGTACCAGTTCGGATTCTTCAGCATACAGCCGTCAGAAATCGTCAAGATCATCTACATACTCACCCTGGCCTATCTGATCAGCCAGCACAATAAATACAAATTGACGAGTGACCTGAGTGTGGATATCAAACTGCTGTTCAAGATCCTTGCCGTATCGGTTCTGCCCATGCTGTTCATACTGCTGCAGAACGACCTCGGAACAACACTTGTCATGATGGCCATACTATTCGGCATGATCGTCGTTTCCGGCATCAGCTGGTGGCTGATCATCCCGGCATTGGCAGTTGCCCTCACTGTGGGAATTGCCCTGATTCTCGGCATCATCTATCGCCCGGATATTCTGGAACGCTATCTCGGCATCCATCCCTATCAGTTCGAGCGGATCTATTCCTGGCTGCGTCCGGAAGAATACGTCACAGAAGGCGGCTTCCAGCTCAGCAACTCATTGAAAGCAATCGGCTCGGGCGGAATTGATGGCAAGGGCTTCAAGGATGGCATCGTCTATATCCCTGAAAACCATACCGATTTCATATTCACCATCGTCGGAGAGGAATTTGGTTTCATCGGTGCAACCGCAATCATCGTACTTCTGTTCATGCTGATGCTCCACCTTTTCCGGATTGCCACTGTAGTGCCGGACAGCTTTTCGTCCTATTTCATCATAGGATACCTGTCCATGCTGATATTCCATGTATTCCAGAACATTGGCATGACAATACAGCTCGTGCCCATCACCGGACTGCCGCTTCCCTTCATCAGTTATGGTGGCAGTGGCCTGTGGGCGAATATGCTGGCCATCGGCATCATAATGAGCATCTATTTCTACCAGTATCGCCAAAGGGCATAAAAAAGCCGCAACCTGAGTGACTCGGGTTGCGGTTATTTTTAGATGTTCTGTTCTTTCAATCGCAATTTCTCTTTATGTGCAATACGATTCATAATCTCGAATCTTGACCTCGAAACCTTGACTTTGACTCCGAGTTCACTCAGCATCGTGACGACTTGCTTGACTTTGGAATGGTCGTTGCTATGCATAATGACACTCCTTCAATTACAGCTTATCTTCATTTTACCCTTATCTCAAGTAATTATCCATATAATTTGGAAAATAAATATTACAGAATTTCAAATATTCATGGTTTATAATAGAATGAAGGTGAGGTGACTTCCATGGAATGGTTTATATTCGATTACTTGCTTAATACGGGGATACTTGGGATTGCAACATTGATTACCTTCGGCATCAATTTCCTGTTTGCCATTGGTCTGATCTTCCTCGAAAGAAGGAGTGCCCAGAGTGTCTGGGCATGGCTTTTCGTCCTGTTCTTCCTCCCCATCATCGGCTTCATCATCTATATATTCTTTGGTCGCAAGATATATAACCAGCAAATATTCAAGGTGAATGAAGAGGACAAGGTCGGGCTTGAGCACCTGGTGGATGATCAGCTCCACGAATTGCGCGATAACAGCATTTCATTCTCGAACAGGGTGATGGATAAGCACAGAAAAATCATCCATATGCTGCTCTACAACAACCAGTCTTTTCTGACCATCAACAATTCGATCCGCACTTTTACCGACGGCAGTGATAAGTTTGAAAGTCTTTTGGAGGATATCCATAACGCACGGGATCATATCCACTTCCAGTACTATATCTTCAAACTGGATGGCATTGGACAAAGACTATATGAAGCACTGCTCCAAAAACAGCAGGAAGGTGTATCCGTGAGAATCCTCTATGATGATATGGGATCCCGGGCACTGAACCTGCGCAATTTTAAGAAACTGAAGGATGCCGGCGGTCTGGTTGAGGCTTTCTTCCCGAGCAAGCTGCCGTTGATCAACCCGAGGATAAACAACAGGAACCACCGCAAGATTGTGGTCATAGACGGCACGATCGGTTATGTTGGCGGATTCAATGTTGGTGATGAATATATCGGTTTGAACAAAAAATTCGGCTACTGGCGGGACACACACCTCAGAATGGAAGGCAATGCCGTAAAATCATTACAGCTGCGTTTCATGCTCGACTGGAATTCCCACGATAAACGTAACAATATGGTCAGGGAAGACCGGTATTTCCCGGAAATGGACTACTTGGGAGACACACCGGTTCAGATTGCATCCAGTGGACCGGATGAGAAATGGGAGCAGATCAAATATGGATATCTGAAGATGATCTATAGTGCCAAAAAGAGCATCCATATACAGACACCCTACTTCATCCCCGACCAGTCTTTCCTGGAAGCACTGCGCATCGCCTTGCTGAGTGGCCTCGAAGTCCACCTGATGATTCCGAACAAGCCCGATCACCCATTCGTCTATTGGGGGACCTATTCCAATGCGGGGTCGCTGCTTGAGATGGGCGCACAAGTCCATATCTATGAAAAAGGATTCCTCCATCAGAAGACCATCATGATCGATGATGAAGTGCTGAGTGTAGGTACGACAAACATCGATGTGAGGAGCTTCCTGCTGAACTTTGAAGTGAACGCCTTCATCTATGATGAAAAGGAAGCCACCCAATACCGGCGCATATATGAAGACGATATCAAGGACTGCTCCCTTCTGACGAAGGAGAAATATGCAGCACGCAGCAAGTGGATTCGGATCAAGGAGGGTATTGCCAATCTGATATCTCCAATCCTTTAAAATATCATGCAGACAAAAGAGGCCCGATATCAATAAGATATCGGGCCTCTTAAAACATTCATACTTATGCTTTGTTCTTCTTCTTGCGCTTCTTCTTGGGCATCACTTTTGCATTTTTGACGCGTTGTTCCTTTTCAGCTTTCTCACGTTCATGTGCTTCAATGATCGGCGCCATTTCTTCGGCCACTTTCTTCCTGTAGAAAGTGTTGCCCGCCCAAGTCTGGAAGATCAGGAAGATACCACCGACAGCCCAGTATAATGGGAGCGCTGAAGGGGAAATCAGGGAAATCCAGATGATCATTATCGGCGAAATATACATGAACAGCTGCATCTGCTTGCGCTGTTCCGCCGGCACGAACTGCATGGATACATAGGCTTGGCCGGCATACACGATACCAGCAATCGCAACCATGAAGAAGTCCACTTCAGTCAGATTCATCCAAAGGAATTGTGGATATTCTGTAATGCCACCTTCTGAAGGCCACCTGAGGGCGAAGTACAGTGCCATGACGACCGGCATTTGGATGACGATCGGCAGACAACCCATGTTGAGCGGATTGATGCCGTGCTTCTTGTACAGGGCCATCATTTCCTGCTGTGCTTCCATCTTCTCTTCCTGCGTAGTAGCGACTTTTGTCTTCTTCTGGATCTCTTCCATTTCCGGTTTGACAATTTTCATCTTCTCGCGCATCATCATTTGATTCTTGTATGTACGCATCATGAATGGGAAGATTGCCAGACGGACGATCAGTGTAATGATGATGATCGCCAGACCATAGTTATGGTCCAGATTATCCCCGAGCCAATGAAGCAGTGAATCCATCGGCTGTACGAATGTGTTAAAGAAAAAGCCATCTCTATTTTCTTCCTGAGAATAGTCGCACCCGGAAAGTACCAGAACCAGGCCGATCATTATCGGAAAGAGCCATTTTTTACTCATTTCTTCACCTCAATAATTTGTCTCACATAAGAGAAATTGTAACATAAATGAATGTCTAAAAAAATCATTTTCTGTACCCTTGTAAATAATAATATAAACATACCCGAAATCACTCACAGAATAGTCACTATTTCGTTCATGATTTCCACCCTACAGTAATGCTTCTATTCATGAAAAAAGACCCAGCTTCTGCTGGGTCTTTGAAATTAATGGTTGAAATTTATAGTCTTGAACCACATACAGGCCAAGGTTGAGCTCCTCTTTGGTCGAACAGGATCTGAGCCCTCTTCGTCTGTTCAGCTGCGGACGCCTGGGAAGGCAAGCCGCTTCCGCCTACAGACTGCCAAGTTTGAACATCAAACTGGTAGAGGCCGTGGTAGAGGCCGTTGGAGCTTACAACACTTGCATTTCCGCTGGATTCACACTGTGCAAGCGCGCCCCAGTTCTGACCACTGGCATTGCTTGAAGTGGATGTAGACTGGTTTTGAGCTTGAGCCTGGTTGCGCTGCTCACGTTCTTGTGCAGCCTGTTCTGCTGCACGCTCTTCAGCTGCTCTTTGCTCTGCTGCAGCCTGCTCAGCCGCTCTTTGCTCTGCTGCCGCTTGTTCAGCCGCACGCTGTTCTGCTGCCTGATCCTGTTCGGATGGCTGTGCAGGAGCCTGATTCACTTGTTGAGTTCTTTCAACTTCCTGAGTTTCCTGGACTTCTGGAGTTTCTTCAACTTGTGGTGTTTCCACTACAGGTGCCTGTTCTACACTATTACCTGATACCGCAAGTGTCTTGCCTGCAAAAATCAGATCTGAAGAAAGGTTGTTCCATGCTTTAAGGTCGGAAACTGTTACATCGAACTTCTGAGCGATTTCAAATAGAGTATCGCCGGATTGGATTTTATATACACCGTCTTCTGCTGGAGCTTCAGTGTTCTCTTCATTGTTCACTTGAAGAACCTGACCTGGCAGAATGAGGTTGGATGATAGATTGTTTTCGGATTTGATTGCTTCTACTGTTGAGTTATTTTCATGGGCGATTTCGGAAAGTGTGTCGCCTTTGTCCACTGTGTGGCTTGCTGCTTCTGCGCTGTATGCCAGAGTTCCTGATACCGCAATTGCTGCACCGACTGATAGTACTTTTTTCATAGTTAAAATTTCCTCCCATTAATCCCTTACAAATTGGATGTTTGTTTTATCAACTGTTTAGTACTATATCAGATATAAACATTTCATAGGTTACAGGAATATAAAATGTGGAGCGCTCTTTTACAGCCATATTACAGAAAGATTTCTCGACATAATATAATATCGCAACAAAAGTATAATTTTATATATTTAAATGGGTAGGTTCCAATAAATGGTTTTAGACTGCTTTAAAATCCCTATGGGACA
This genomic interval carries:
- the yidC gene encoding membrane protein insertase YidC, which produces MSKKWLFPIMIGLVLVLSGCDYSQEENRDGFFFNTFVQPMDSLLHWLGDNLDHNYGLAIIIITLIVRLAIFPFMMRTYKNQMMMREKMKIVKPEMEEIQKKTKVATTQEEKMEAQQEMMALYKKHGINPLNMGCLPIVIQMPVVMALYFALRWPSEGGITEYPQFLWMNLTEVDFFMVAIAGIVYAGQAYVSMQFVPAEQRKQMQLFMYISPIMIIWISLISPSALPLYWAVGGIFLIFQTWAGNTFYRKKVAEEMAPIIEAHEREKAEKEQRVKNAKVMPKKKRKKKNKA
- a CDS encoding LysM peptidoglycan-binding domain-containing protein, yielding MKKVLSVGAAIAVSGTLAYSAEAASHTVDKGDTLSEIAHENNSTVEAIKSENNLSSNLILPGQVLQVNNEENTEAPAEDGVYKIQSGDTLFEIAQKFDVTVSDLKAWNNLSSDLIFAGKTLAVSGNSVEQAPVVETPQVEETPEVQETQEVERTQQVNQAPAQPSEQDQAAEQRAAEQAAAEQRAAEQAAAEQRAAEERAAEQAAQEREQRNQAQAQNQSTSTSSNASGQNWGALAQCESSGNASVVSSNGLYHGLYQFDVQTWQSVGGSGLPSQASAAEQTKRAQILFDQRGAQPWPVCGSRL